In the Helianthus annuus cultivar XRQ/B chromosome 11, HanXRQr2.0-SUNRISE, whole genome shotgun sequence genome, one interval contains:
- the LOC110923948 gene encoding uncharacterized protein LOC110923948, which yields MPNGAEAVLHSTNRFLNSFHADGSLALLTVDFSNAFNTVDRTAFLQEVHQRCPSIYRWVQFLYDQPTRLYVGNECIGATTGVQQGDPLGPLLFALALHPLILWVQNRCNLLFHAWYLDDGTIIGNASEVAKALDIITEEGPSLGLYLNIKKTEDFWPTCDGLKSQDELFPRGIGRPQRGVKLLGGAVSRDPSFIEELAGRRASGAVELMKLLPCLRDPQCELLLLRSCMGVAKLLFGLQTCQPHLMEDAIFRFDDGLKEAIEDIVVGGGPFFGDLQWRLASLPLRLGGLGLLSARDVGAYAFVASRAQSWELQDHIL from the coding sequence ATGCCAAATGGGGCAGAGGCGGTGCTTCACAGTACGAACAGGTTTCTCAACTCCTTTCATGCAGATGGTTCCTTGGCCTTGCTTACTGTGGACTTCTCTAATGCTTTCAACACAGTCGACCGCACAGCCTTCCTCCAAGAGGTTCATCAGCGTTGCCCGTCAATCTATCGGTGGGTCCAATTTCTTTACGACCAGCCTACTAGGTTGTATGTTGGTAACGAGTGTATTGGGGCTACTACCGGAGTGCAACAAGGAGATCCCTTGGGGCCCCTTCTTTTTGCCCTTGCCTTACACCCTCTTATTCTCTGGGTTCAGAACCGTTGTAACCTCCTGTTTCATGCTTGGTACTTGGATGATGGGACAATTATCGGCAACGCGTCTGAGGTTGCTAAGGCATTAGACATCATCACCGAGGAGGGGCCATCTCTGGGGCTTTATCTCAACATTAAGAAAACAGAGGATTTTTGGCCGACATGCGATGGGCTGAAAAGTCAGGATGAGCTTTTCCCGAGAGGGATTGGTAGACCACAGAGAGGGGTTAAACTCCTTGGTGGAGCTGTTAGCCGTGATCCTAGCTTTATTGAGGAGTTGGCAGGGCGGCGAGCCTCGGGGGCGGTTGAGCTCATGAAACTCTTGCCCTGCCTTAGGGATCCCCAATGTGAACTCCTTCTGCTAAGGTCGTGCATGGGGGTTGCTAAGTTACTTTTTGGGTTGCAGACTTGTCAACCCCATTTGATGGAAGATGCGATATTTCGGTTCGATGATGGCCTCAAGGAGGCTATAGAAGACATAGTCGTGGGTGGCGGCCCCTTCTTTGGTGACCTCCAGTGGCGTCTGGCATCTCTGCCATTGCGCCTCGGTGGGTTGGGCCTTCTTTCAGCTCGAGATGTTGGGGCTTATGCCTTTGTAGCGTCTAGGGCTCAGTCTTGGGAACTACAGGATCATATCCTTTGA